A genomic stretch from Pempheris klunzingeri isolate RE-2024b chromosome 23, fPemKlu1.hap1, whole genome shotgun sequence includes:
- the LOC139222876 gene encoding uncharacterized protein yields the protein MADTVYTTSTKTVLILLFCLLGLVFLLIFLYKKLNREANGEYTVQRMVYKEGGVRDQVRGAALAAGTRLGVNLWPRSATDDGREEMQEVHDEEGQVEEGYSQGSDSARDDQEEEDNEEQCGKTKGQGSDASDDHSSLEGSEAGEQARLMDEPQANGGTLDKGEERVGDVEGKGEASGGAGLLIDLKQFSGSAIWSEEDRGECKDSDVTAL from the coding sequence ATGGCTGACACTGTATATACAACATCCACTAAGACTGTGCTGATCCTTTTGTTCTGCCTACTAGGCTTAGTTTTCTTACTGATCTTCTTGTACAAGAAGTTGAACAGGGAGGCCAATGGAGAATATACAGTCCAACGTATGGTGTATAAGGAAGGAGGGGTCAGGGACCAGGTGAGAGGTGCAGCATTAGCAGCGGGGACACGTCTCGGTGTCAACCTGTGGCCTCGCAGTGCTACTGATGACGGTAGAGAGGAAATGCAGGAAGTCCACGATGAGgagggacaggtggaggagggttATAGCCAGGGGAGTGATAGCGCGAGAGatgaccaggaggaggaggataatgaggaGCAGTGTGGTAAGACAAAGGGACAAGGAAGTGACGCTTCAGATGATCACTCAAGTTTGGAGGGTTCGGAGGCAGGGGAGCAAGCCAGGCTGATGGATGAGCCACAGGCAAATGGAGGGACGTTGGACAAAGGGGAGGAAAGAGTGGGTGATGTGGAGGGTAAAGGTGAAGCAAGTGGAGGAGCGGGATTGTTGATAGATCTTAAGCAGTTCTCTGGGAGCGCCATCTGGTCTGAGGAAGACAGAGGCGAGTGCAAGGACAGTGATGTGACCGCCCTGTGA
- the dtx4a gene encoding E3 ubiquitin-protein ligase DTX4a: MLLASAVVVWEWLNEHGRWRPYSPAVCHHIEAVIRSDPRCGSVVLGQVDSRLSPYIIDLHSMHQFRQDTGTLRPVRRSFYDPTSAPGQGWLWEWENDAGSWTAYDTEVGIAIQAARDRQQPWLDLAPLGFCYLIDFESMTQINGQTQRCRRIQRRSDLAYPLVSGPLPKSHHAWGPTSMPSHGGLLGVDVSGVGMGMRMSSSGTGNGSAYPSGALPASAITSLGQPCACQQCMLVLSVKAGTMSTAHTLGRRPPQTKPPSPKISSHPIPGGSYSLTLPRPPTLSRSLSPHRTSIVGATGGFSVGGMGGPGGVGIVGGSGISSASLGFGGGFTHSLSLLGSATAALSISSTRPPPPPLPPPPPPPPPPSTVLSSAAISPPHPSTSLSASCSAPTVPSPGPPLISTAASTCTPSPSARVLGPVSSSGAAACAAPLPPRSSLAGLSRPTLQRIAMAQSRALIASGVPTVPVKNLNGSSPVHPALAGITGILMSAAGLPVCLTRPPKLVLHPPPVSKSDIKPVPGLGHCCRKTTKKQARKGKTPEEVVKRYLQKVRNPPEEDCTICMEALAGPSGYKGPGVGGISRAESVGRLAQCGHQYHLQCLVAMYNNGNKDGSLQCPTCKTIYGVKTGNQPPGKMEYHIIPHSLPGHPDCKTIRIIYNIPPGIQGPEHPNPGKPFTARGFPRHCYLPDSEKGRKVLRLLLVAWDRRLIFSVGTSSTTGESDTVIWNEVHHKTEFGSNLTGHGYPDPGHLDNVLEELKAQGITEEECLPRD, translated from the exons ATGTTACTAGCATCCGCCGTAGTGGTATGGGAATGGCTGAACGAGCACGGACGCTGGCGGCCCTACAGCCCGGCTGTCTGTCATCACATCGAGGCAGTCATCCGGAGCGACCCGCGGTGTGGTAGTGTTGTCCTCGGCCAGGTGGACTCTCGCCTCTCGCCCTACATCATCGATTTGCATTCCATGCACCAGTTCCGACAAGACACAG GTACCCTTCGACCGGTACGACGTAGCTTCTACGACCCCACCTCAGCGCCGGGCCAGGGCTGGTTGTGGGAGTGGGAGAACGACGCTGGGAGTTGGACGGCGTACGACACAGAGGTGGGCATCGCCATCCAGGCGGCACGTGATCGTCAGCAGCCCTGGCTGGACCTGGCGCCGCTGGGTTTCTGCTACCTCATTGACTTCGAAAGCATGACCCAAATCAACGGGCAGACGCAGCGCTGCCGACGCATCCAGCGCCGCTCCGACCTGGCTTACCCGCTGGTGTCCGGGCCCCTGCCCAAATCCCACCACGCCTGGGGGCCCACGTCCATGCCCAGCCACGGAGGACTGCTCGGTGTGGATGTATCTGGAGTGGGCATGGGGATGAGGATGAGCAGCAGTGGGACTGGAAATGGGAGCGCGTACCCCAGTGGGGCGCTCCCTGCCTCAGCCATCACCTCCTTGGGACAGCCCTGCGCCTGTCAGCAGTGTATGTTGGTGCTGAGTGTCAAAGCGGGCACCATGTCGACTGCTCACACTCTGGGTCGGAGACCGCCACAGACCAAGCCACCCAGTCCCAAAATCAGCAGTCACCCTATCCCAGGAGGCTCATACTCACTAACCCTCCCCCGGCCTCCCACCCTGTCACGGTCACTTTCCCCCCACAGGACGTCCATAGTCGGGGCGACAGGTGGCTTCAGTGTAGGGGGTATGGGTGGTCCAGGGGGCGTAGGTATCGTCGGTGGTAGTGGTATCAGCAGTGCCAGCCTCGGTTTTGGAGGAGGCTTCACCcactctctttccctcctcggCTCAGCCACCGCcgccctctccatctcctccacccgtccccctcctccccctctcccccctcctccgccgcctcctcctccgccctccACAGTACTCTCCTCTGCCGccatctctccccctcacccctccacctccctgtcTGCTTCCTGCTCCGCCCCTACAGTGCCCTCTCCAGGCCCTCCCCTCATCTCCACAGCTGCCTCCACCTGCACGCCCTCGCCTTCTGCCCGCGTCCTGGGTCCAGTGTCCTCATCTGgtgctgctgcctgtgctgCCCCTCTGCCACCTCGGTCCAGCCTAGCAGGGCTGAGCCGACCTACACTGCAGCGAATCGCCATGGCTCAGTCACGTGCCCTTATCGCCTCTGG agtgcCCACAGTTCCAGTGAAGAACCTGAATGGATCGAGCCCTGTGCACCCTGCGCTGGCAG GCATTACAGGCATCCTGATGAGTGCAGCaggacttcctgtctgcctgACTCGCCCCCCCAAGCTGGTGCTTCATCCTCCACCCGTGAGCAAGAGCGACATCAAGCCTGTGCCCGGCCTGGGCCACTGCTGTCGCAAGACCACCAAGAAGCAGGCCCGTAAAG GCAAGACCCCCGAGGAGGTGGTGAAGAGGTACCTTCAGAAAGTCCGCAATCCCCCAGAGGAG GACTGCACCATCTGCATGGAGGCCCTGGCTGGACCATCGGGCTACAAAGGCCCCGGCGTTGGTGGCATCTCCCGGGCGGAGTCGGTTGGCCGCCTGGCGCAGTGTGGTCACCAATACCACCTTCAATGCCTCGTTGCTATGTACAACAACGGCAACAAGGACGGCAGCCTGCAGTGTCCCACCTGCAAGACCATCTACGGAGTCAAGACCGGCAACCAGCCGCCGGGCAAGATGGAGTACCACATCATCCCCCACTCGCTACCCGGCCACCCGGACTGCAAAACCATCCGGATCATTTATAACATCCCTCCTGGCATCCAG GGCCCAGAGCACCCAAATCCAGGCAAACCCTTCACTGCCCGTGGGTTCCCCAGACACTGCTACCTCCCTGACAGTGAGAAGGGACGCAAG GTTCTGAGGCTTCTTCTGGTAGCGTGGGACCGCCGGCTCATTTTCTCCGTGGGTACGTCCAGCACCACCGGCGAGTCCGATACAGTCATCTGGAACGAGGTGCACCACAAGACGGAGTTCGGCTCCAACCTGACGGGCCACGGCTACCCCGACCCCGGCCACTTGGATAACGTCCTCGAGGAGCTCAAGGCTCAGGGCATCACCGAAGAGGAGTGTCTACCCAGAGACTGA